In a genomic window of Pontibacter liquoris:
- the miaA gene encoding tRNA (adenosine(37)-N6)-dimethylallyltransferase MiaA yields MPKHLIVVVGPTAVGKTALCVQLARHYHTEIISADSRQFYREMLIGTAKPTPEEQQGIRHHFVDSHSIAQEYSAGMYEQDVLALLQQLFTRHDVVILTGGSGLYVQAVLEGMDDMPDAAPEVRQKLTALLAEQGLAPLLAQLQERDPAYFAQVDQANPQRVMRALEVCLSSGQPYSSFRKKEKQARPFQTIKIGLTRDRAELYQRIDQRMDQMLAQGLLEEAKNLYPSRRHNALQTVGYKELFDFLEGAYGWEEAVRLLKRNSRRYAKRQLTWFNKDAGYTWFHPGQWEEIIQFIKAER; encoded by the coding sequence ATGCCAAAGCACCTGATCGTAGTAGTAGGCCCTACCGCCGTGGGCAAAACAGCCTTATGTGTGCAACTGGCCCGCCACTATCACACTGAAATCATCTCGGCCGATTCGCGGCAGTTTTACCGGGAAATGCTGATCGGTACTGCCAAACCTACCCCGGAGGAGCAACAGGGCATCCGCCATCATTTTGTGGACTCCCATAGCATTGCCCAGGAATATAGTGCCGGCATGTATGAGCAGGATGTGCTGGCCTTGCTGCAGCAGCTCTTTACCCGGCACGATGTGGTGATCCTGACCGGAGGGTCGGGCTTATACGTGCAGGCGGTGCTGGAAGGAATGGATGATATGCCTGATGCTGCCCCGGAAGTGCGCCAAAAGCTGACTGCGCTGCTAGCGGAGCAGGGGCTTGCACCACTGCTGGCGCAGCTACAGGAGCGCGACCCGGCTTATTTTGCACAGGTGGACCAGGCGAACCCCCAACGGGTAATGCGGGCACTGGAAGTATGCCTGTCCAGCGGGCAACCCTACTCGTCGTTCAGGAAAAAGGAAAAGCAGGCGCGCCCCTTTCAAACAATTAAGATAGGGCTTACCCGCGACCGCGCCGAGCTTTATCAGCGCATCGATCAGCGCATGGACCAGATGCTGGCGCAGGGGCTGCTGGAAGAGGCAAAAAACCTGTATCCTTCCCGCCGGCACAATGCGTTGCAAACCGTAGGGTATAAAGAACTGTTTGATTTCCTGGAGGGGGCGTATGGCTGGGAAGAGGCCGTGCGGTTATTAAAACGCAACAGTCGCCGCTATGCAAAGCGGCAGCTCACCTGGTTCAACAAAGATGCCGGCTATACCTGGTTTCATCCCGGGCAATGGGAGGAGATAATTCAATTTATAAAAGCGGAACGCTGA
- a CDS encoding PAS domain S-box protein, with product MPYIPNRHTQNELHQHASALLEVLEQLAQPNQGLVVALPAGQVLAANQVLATFRPGAAGAATSLAEVLGLTPASFKQLAEQLQEQKVLTGEVPATEAGACSFQYSCRLVQYQGAAFVCLELRNLGQTSTLVPPPDEDRYRSVFEGNAEPLFILDSSGCFVDINHSAATLVQQEKEQLLGNSILRSFGLNLFERVSLKNQLQQALAGSVQKFEWWLREKNRELLPIEVTLQKGIFQKRDVILGSAKNLNDVIEKEQDVRFRNNQLEFINQLLIRLSSSTSQQEVLKLTLNELLEKSDVTGGCVYTYCPVHGQLLLAYANDKTQAPVLPDAIPLELAGQADATSRRKAWADASQVMQAQLGRSMTFVPITSDQELLAMVALWPAEPSRISPSFRALLDFIGGAVGNYISRHQLQQQLITTEDKYKSLFESSYDAILLFNKDGIVQECNQKALDFFRCNREDLIGRTPNDFSPEFQPDGIRSTDKVKALISQLLATGEPITFEWKNRRKDGTMFDAEININRILIDDVYYVQAFKRDITQRKLDLQAKRRAEVVLESMEQFRNFLDKVNLVYFSLDTQGNIAYTNEYFPKYVEYSREELIGQNFYELLVSAPERKHRFEEFKKALQTGHLNAYYERDVVTKSGQLKTIRWNCMLEYGADGEVTGMTSVGKDMTDKRIAMEALKDNKIRLQDLFDNAHDLIQNISADNKFIFVNKAWKERLGYTDLDIESLTLNDIVHPYYKAKLIYQLRNLYKGENVNKIETVFLTKAGKPVHLIGSITCSWQDGRPVATRAILHDITDRIKAERLQKVYYSIANLAISSKDLHSLYSAIHRELSKIIETRNIYIALCDNEHKHLHFAYFVDQFVENAARLKLRRPFSIGLSEYIIKTGKPLYMQKEDLVQLAEKEQIVIYGAMPEVILCSPLAIGDRIIGVITLQDYQNPDAYVQTDIEILHFISNQVALAIERKRNEEQINNQNARLNAIFESGTHHMWSLNRNYELTTFNRNFAQAFGERSGQELLPFTRINDASMIHENSFAFWEDKYEKAFAGYPQHFEFHQQQPDSWREVYLNPNYLEDGTFEEISGIALDITDKKESQLALAENEKKFRRIFESFQDVYYRVSIEDSALEIVSPSITQLLGYEEHEVLGQNTAMFYVNPEDQQMVKERVMEEQSFRDVEVEMVAKDGSHKTVLLDSRLVYDDNGNPSFLEGVVRDVSELKRTQVALLRAKEEAENLLKVKTQFLANMSHELRTPMNGIIGMIDLLNQITSDPEQREYIDTLRKSSDALLAILNDILDLSKIQAGKLVLHESGVDLQETLGKIFSLFSNRAQQKDLTFSYDIAPQTPRFVITDETRLLQILSNLTSNAIKFTNEGEVSIKVSSKPLKGKEHLLHVRVKDSGIGISQEDQELLFTDFTQLDNSSTKTFGGTGLGLAISRQLTQLLGGEIGIESEPDSGSTFWFEVKVREANASEIAEQKKRQLQPTEVGQLESSPKVLLVDDNQINLKVAQKQLERIGCRTTVASNGFEAIELATTQLFNIIFMDIQMPEMDGVEATNIIKEKLGEACPPIIAMTAYSMKDDAAKFLAQGMDDYVSKPVKSANLHAVISKWQHASWQEADTLASAGAPGETDASEEAIIDPQVVAQLRQIGGDEFARQMYIDFEIEAAELLQEAKKELQAQQYNSILSTLHQLKGTGFTLGINLLAEIAKQLEHDIKQDRLEYVPQNFSKLLEQYEHYKKAYKEIIT from the coding sequence ATGCCATACATACCGAACCGCCATACCCAGAATGAGCTACACCAGCACGCAAGTGCTTTGCTGGAGGTGCTAGAGCAGTTAGCGCAGCCCAATCAGGGGCTTGTCGTGGCGCTTCCGGCCGGCCAGGTGTTGGCTGCAAACCAGGTGTTGGCAACTTTCCGGCCCGGTGCTGCGGGGGCTGCTACCAGCCTTGCCGAGGTGCTGGGGCTTACCCCGGCAAGCTTTAAGCAACTGGCAGAGCAACTGCAGGAACAAAAAGTGCTGACCGGCGAAGTGCCGGCTACGGAAGCAGGGGCCTGCTCATTTCAGTACAGCTGCCGTTTGGTACAGTACCAGGGCGCGGCCTTTGTATGCCTGGAGCTTCGTAATCTGGGCCAGACGTCAACCCTGGTGCCCCCGCCGGACGAGGACCGGTACCGCAGTGTGTTTGAAGGCAATGCAGAGCCACTTTTTATACTTGACAGCAGCGGTTGCTTTGTAGATATTAACCACAGCGCGGCTACCCTGGTGCAACAGGAAAAGGAACAGCTCCTTGGCAACTCCATCCTGCGCAGCTTTGGCCTGAACCTCTTTGAGCGGGTTTCGCTTAAAAACCAGTTACAGCAGGCGCTTGCCGGCTCGGTACAAAAATTTGAGTGGTGGCTTCGTGAGAAAAACAGGGAGCTGCTGCCCATCGAGGTCACCCTGCAGAAAGGCATTTTCCAAAAGCGCGATGTCATACTTGGCTCTGCCAAAAACCTGAACGACGTCATAGAGAAAGAACAGGATGTACGCTTCCGCAATAACCAGCTGGAATTTATCAACCAGCTGCTTATCCGGCTCTCGTCGTCTACCAGCCAGCAGGAGGTGCTGAAACTGACCCTGAATGAGCTGCTTGAGAAAAGCGATGTAACCGGCGGCTGCGTGTATACTTACTGCCCGGTGCACGGGCAGCTGCTGCTCGCCTACGCAAACGATAAAACCCAGGCTCCGGTCCTTCCCGATGCAATACCGCTGGAACTGGCCGGGCAAGCCGATGCAACCTCCCGCCGCAAAGCATGGGCAGATGCCTCACAGGTAATGCAGGCGCAGCTTGGGCGCAGCATGACGTTTGTACCCATCACCAGCGACCAGGAACTACTGGCCATGGTCGCGCTGTGGCCGGCCGAACCCTCCCGGATAAGCCCGTCATTCCGGGCGCTGCTCGACTTTATTGGCGGAGCAGTAGGCAATTATATTTCACGGCACCAACTGCAGCAACAGCTCATTACCACCGAAGACAAGTATAAATCGCTTTTTGAATCCTCGTATGATGCCATCCTGCTGTTTAACAAAGATGGGATTGTGCAGGAGTGTAACCAGAAAGCCCTCGATTTCTTCCGCTGCAACCGCGAAGATTTGATCGGCCGTACGCCAAATGATTTCTCCCCTGAATTTCAACCCGACGGAATACGCTCCACCGATAAGGTAAAAGCATTGATCAGCCAGCTGCTGGCTACCGGCGAGCCCATCACCTTTGAATGGAAAAACAGGCGAAAGGACGGCACCATGTTCGATGCCGAGATCAACATTAACCGCATCCTGATCGATGATGTGTATTATGTGCAGGCCTTTAAGCGCGATATTACCCAGCGAAAACTGGATCTGCAGGCCAAGCGCCGCGCCGAGGTTGTGCTGGAGTCCATGGAGCAGTTCCGAAACTTTCTGGATAAGGTAAACCTGGTATACTTTAGCCTCGACACCCAGGGCAACATTGCCTATACCAACGAGTACTTCCCCAAGTATGTGGAGTATAGCCGCGAAGAACTGATCGGGCAGAATTTTTACGAGTTGCTGGTTTCGGCCCCGGAACGGAAGCACCGCTTTGAAGAGTTCAAAAAAGCGCTGCAGACCGGCCACCTCAACGCCTATTATGAGCGCGATGTGGTCACCAAATCAGGCCAGCTGAAAACCATCCGCTGGAACTGTATGCTGGAGTATGGCGCCGACGGCGAAGTGACCGGCATGACCAGCGTAGGCAAGGACATGACCGACAAGCGCATTGCCATGGAGGCCCTGAAGGATAACAAGATACGCCTACAGGATCTTTTCGACAATGCCCATGACCTGATCCAGAACATCTCGGCCGACAACAAATTCATTTTTGTGAACAAGGCCTGGAAAGAGCGCCTCGGCTATACCGACCTGGACATCGAGTCGCTCACGCTCAACGACATTGTGCACCCCTACTACAAGGCCAAGCTTATTTACCAGCTGCGCAACCTGTACAAAGGTGAGAATGTGAACAAGATCGAGACCGTGTTCCTGACCAAGGCCGGCAAACCGGTACACCTGATCGGCAGTATCACCTGCAGCTGGCAGGACGGGCGCCCGGTAGCCACACGCGCCATCCTGCACGACATTACCGACCGGATCAAAGCCGAGCGCCTGCAGAAGGTATACTATAGCATTGCCAACCTGGCCATTAGCAGCAAAGACCTGCACTCGCTCTACTCGGCCATCCACCGCGAGCTGAGCAAGATCATTGAAACCCGCAACATCTACATTGCCCTGTGTGATAACGAACACAAACACCTGCACTTTGCCTATTTCGTAGACCAGTTTGTGGAGAATGCCGCCCGCTTAAAACTGCGGCGCCCCTTCTCCATCGGCCTGAGCGAATACATCATCAAAACAGGCAAGCCGCTGTATATGCAGAAGGAGGACCTGGTGCAGCTGGCCGAAAAAGAGCAGATCGTGATCTATGGGGCCATGCCGGAAGTGATCCTTTGCTCCCCGCTGGCTATTGGTGACCGCATCATTGGGGTGATTACCCTGCAGGATTACCAGAATCCGGATGCCTACGTGCAGACAGACATCGAGATCCTGCACTTCATCTCCAACCAGGTGGCCCTGGCCATTGAGCGCAAGCGCAACGAGGAGCAGATCAACAACCAGAACGCTCGCCTGAATGCTATTTTCGAAAGTGGTACGCACCATATGTGGTCGCTGAACCGCAATTATGAACTGACCACCTTTAACCGGAATTTTGCCCAGGCGTTTGGCGAACGAAGCGGCCAGGAGCTCCTGCCCTTTACCCGCATCAACGATGCCTCGATGATCCACGAGAATTCGTTTGCTTTTTGGGAGGATAAGTATGAAAAGGCTTTTGCCGGCTATCCGCAGCATTTTGAGTTCCACCAGCAACAGCCCGATAGCTGGCGCGAAGTATACCTCAACCCGAATTACCTGGAAGACGGCACCTTTGAAGAAATTTCGGGTATCGCCCTGGACATAACCGACAAAAAGGAGTCGCAGCTGGCGCTGGCCGAAAACGAGAAAAAATTCCGCCGCATTTTCGAGTCTTTCCAGGACGTATACTACCGCGTGAGCATCGAGGACAGTGCCCTGGAAATTGTGAGCCCTTCTATTACGCAACTGCTGGGCTACGAAGAGCATGAGGTGCTGGGGCAAAACACAGCCATGTTCTATGTAAATCCGGAAGATCAGCAGATGGTGAAAGAGCGCGTAATGGAAGAGCAAAGCTTCCGGGACGTGGAAGTGGAAATGGTAGCCAAGGACGGCTCGCATAAAACCGTGCTGTTGGACTCGCGCCTGGTGTATGACGACAATGGAAACCCCAGTTTCCTGGAAGGGGTGGTACGCGATGTGTCGGAGCTGAAACGCACCCAGGTTGCTCTGCTGCGGGCCAAAGAGGAGGCCGAAAACCTGCTGAAAGTGAAGACCCAGTTCCTGGCCAACATGAGCCACGAGCTGCGCACGCCTATGAACGGCATTATCGGCATGATCGATCTGCTTAACCAGATCACGAGCGACCCGGAACAGCGCGAATACATCGACACCCTGCGTAAATCCTCGGATGCCTTGCTGGCCATCCTCAACGACATCCTGGACCTCTCCAAAATACAGGCCGGCAAGCTGGTGCTGCACGAGAGCGGCGTAGACCTGCAGGAAACACTGGGCAAGATCTTCTCGCTGTTCTCTAACCGGGCACAGCAAAAAGATTTGACCTTTAGCTACGATATTGCACCCCAAACGCCCCGCTTTGTTATTACCGACGAAACCAGGCTGCTGCAGATCCTCTCTAACCTGACCTCCAACGCCATTAAATTTACCAACGAAGGCGAGGTAAGTATAAAAGTGAGCAGCAAACCGCTCAAAGGCAAAGAGCACCTGCTGCACGTGCGCGTAAAAGATTCGGGCATCGGCATCTCGCAGGAAGACCAGGAGCTGCTGTTTACCGACTTTACCCAACTGGACAACTCCTCGACTAAAACCTTTGGCGGCACAGGCCTGGGGCTGGCTATTTCGCGGCAACTTACGCAGCTGCTCGGCGGTGAGATCGGGATCGAATCGGAACCTGATTCGGGCAGTACCTTCTGGTTTGAGGTGAAGGTGCGGGAAGCAAATGCCTCTGAAATTGCCGAGCAGAAAAAGCGCCAGCTGCAACCTACTGAAGTAGGCCAGTTAGAGAGCAGCCCCAAAGTGCTGCTGGTGGATGATAACCAGATTAACCTGAAAGTGGCCCAGAAGCAGCTGGAGCGCATTGGCTGCCGCACGACCGTGGCCTCTAACGGCTTTGAAGCCATTGAGCTGGCAACTACCCAGTTGTTCAACATCATCTTTATGGATATTCAGATGCCGGAGATGGACGGGGTCGAGGCCACTAACATCATCAAGGAGAAACTCGGAGAGGCCTGCCCTCCCATTATTGCCATGACGGCCTACTCGATGAAAGACGACGCTGCCAAATTTTTAGCCCAGGGCATGGACGACTATGTATCCAAACCTGTGAAAAGTGCTAACCTGCACGCCGTCATCAGCAAGTGGCAGCATGCCAGCTGGCAGGAGGCTGATACACTTGCATCAGCCGGCGCTCCCGGGGAAACAGATGCATCCGAAGAAGCCATCATTGACCCGCAGGTGGTGGCACAGCTGCGGCAGATCGGGGGCGATGAATTTGCCCGCCAGATGTATATCGACTTTGAAATAGAGGCCGCAGAATTACTGCAAGAGGCCAAAAAAGAACTCCAGGCACAACAATACAACAGTATTTTGAGTACATTGCATCAGTTAAAAGGTACGGGCTTTACCCTGGGCATTAACCTGCTGGCAGAAATTGCCAAGCAACTGGAGCACGACATCAAGCAGGATCGGCTGGAGTATGTGCCTCAAAATTTTTCCAAGCTCCTGGAGCAATACGAACATTACAAAAAGGCTTATAAGGAAATTATTACATAA
- a CDS encoding response regulator: protein MADSKTILIAEDSSVILNLTKKILELQNYRILTAKNGGEVLKQVENNKIDAILMDLNIPVKNGMECTKEIRAHENKDIARIPIIAVTGNANNYSMEDFKEAGINDYLPKPLDFDALVITVKKYTAEA from the coding sequence ATGGCTGATAGCAAAACTATTCTGATTGCAGAGGACAGCTCTGTAATTCTAAACCTGACCAAAAAGATCCTGGAACTGCAAAATTACAGGATCCTGACTGCTAAAAACGGTGGTGAGGTACTCAAGCAAGTTGAAAACAACAAAATTGATGCTATTTTAATGGACCTTAATATCCCGGTTAAAAATGGCATGGAGTGCACCAAAGAAATTCGGGCGCACGAGAACAAAGACATTGCCAGAATTCCGATTATTGCGGTTACCGGTAATGCCAATAACTACAGCATGGAAGACTTTAAGGAAGCCGGCATTAACGATTACCTGCCCAAGCCCCTGGACTTTGACGCGCTGGTGATCACGGTTAAAAAGTATACTGCGGAGGCATAG
- a CDS encoding MBL fold metallo-hydrolase has product MKVTFLGTGTSQGVPVIGCTCQVCRSVDYRDKRLRVSVHLQVAGKSIIIDAGPDFRQQVLRDRISQLDALVFTHEHKDHTAGLDDIRAYNFLQKRDMPLFAEERVLEQLKREFAYIFSDFKYPGIPQVELHPITNTPFEVEGVLFIPVRVKHYKLPIFGFRVGDFTYITDANFISEEEKEKVKGSKIIVLNALREEPHISHFSLQQAVELLQELKPERAYLTHISHLLGQHREVEPRLPDFIHLAYDGLQLEV; this is encoded by the coding sequence TTGAAAGTCACATTTTTAGGAACCGGCACTTCGCAGGGCGTTCCCGTGATCGGGTGCACCTGCCAAGTATGCCGGTCTGTGGATTACCGCGACAAGCGGCTGCGCGTGTCGGTGCACCTGCAGGTAGCCGGTAAAAGCATCATCATCGATGCCGGCCCTGATTTTAGGCAGCAGGTGCTACGAGACCGTATCAGCCAGCTGGATGCGCTGGTGTTCACCCATGAGCACAAAGACCACACGGCTGGCCTGGATGATATCCGGGCCTATAACTTCCTGCAGAAAAGAGACATGCCCCTTTTTGCCGAAGAGCGCGTGCTGGAGCAACTCAAGCGGGAGTTCGCCTACATCTTTTCTGATTTTAAATACCCCGGCATTCCGCAGGTCGAGCTGCACCCCATCACCAACACCCCTTTCGAGGTGGAAGGTGTGTTGTTTATACCTGTGCGGGTAAAACACTATAAACTGCCCATCTTTGGCTTTCGGGTAGGCGATTTCACCTACATCACCGACGCCAATTTCATATCGGAGGAAGAAAAAGAAAAAGTAAAAGGCTCTAAGATCATTGTGCTGAACGCGTTGCGTGAGGAGCCGCATATTTCGCATTTCTCGCTGCAACAAGCCGTGGAGCTGCTGCAGGAACTTAAACCCGAACGCGCTTACCTCACCCATATCAGTCATCTGCTGGGCCAGCACCGGGAGGTGGAGCCCCGCCTGCCCGATTTTATACACCTGGCCTACGACGGCCTGCAGCTGGAAGTATAA
- the pfkA gene encoding 6-phosphofructokinase yields the protein MKKIGIFTSGGDSPGMNACIRAVVRTAIYHGLEVYGIQRGYNGMIKGDIFKMESHSVSNIIQKGGTILRSARSKDFLTKEGRQTAYDQLKKHGIDGLIAIGGDGTFTGANIFYEEFGIPTIGAPGTIDNDLYGTDYTIGYDTAVNTALDAIDKIRDTADSHDRVFFIEVMGRDSGYIAIPCAIGGGAEIVMIPESETNINTVVDALRTGWSRSKTSFIVIVAEGDVAGHVTEIANKVQDALPHMDARCTILGHVQRGGAPTAADRMLASQLGIACVDGLLTGHTNEMAGIINGELVYTPFIDTITKIKPINPYYLRMVDILSV from the coding sequence ATGAAAAAGATAGGTATTTTTACCTCCGGTGGCGACTCTCCGGGAATGAACGCCTGCATCAGAGCGGTTGTGCGCACAGCCATATACCACGGGTTAGAGGTATATGGCATCCAGCGCGGATACAATGGCATGATCAAAGGCGATATATTTAAGATGGAGTCTCACTCCGTAAGCAACATTATTCAGAAAGGCGGCACGATCCTGCGCTCAGCCCGCAGCAAGGACTTCCTGACCAAGGAAGGCCGCCAGACAGCCTATGACCAACTGAAGAAACACGGCATTGATGGCCTGATCGCCATTGGCGGTGACGGCACCTTTACCGGCGCCAATATCTTTTACGAAGAATTCGGCATCCCTACCATCGGCGCGCCAGGCACCATCGACAACGACCTTTACGGAACCGATTATACCATTGGCTACGATACGGCTGTGAACACAGCGCTGGACGCCATCGACAAGATCCGCGATACGGCAGACAGCCACGACCGCGTTTTCTTTATTGAAGTGATGGGCCGTGACTCGGGTTATATTGCCATTCCATGTGCCATTGGCGGTGGGGCGGAGATTGTGATGATCCCGGAATCGGAAACCAACATTAATACCGTGGTAGATGCACTGCGCACAGGCTGGAGCCGTTCTAAAACATCCTTTATCGTGATTGTGGCGGAGGGAGATGTGGCTGGCCACGTAACCGAGATTGCCAACAAAGTACAGGATGCCCTGCCGCACATGGATGCCCGCTGCACTATTCTGGGCCACGTGCAACGCGGTGGCGCACCAACCGCTGCAGACCGCATGCTGGCCAGCCAGTTAGGTATTGCCTGCGTAGATGGCCTGCTTACAGGGCACACCAACGAAATGGCTGGCATCATTAATGGCGAGCTGGTATATACGCCCTTTATCGATACCATTACCAAAATAAAGCCTATTAACCCCTACTATCTGCGGATGGTGGATATCCTGTCGGTATAG
- a CDS encoding NFACT RNA binding domain-containing protein, translating into MRQLTQALQPKLLGLQVATTFSQNKDELVLGFAAPRQEFYIRALLTSHFSSLSFPTEFRRARANSVNLFAAMQGHVVEDVVQHQNERSFFLKLSGGMLLLFKLFGNRSNIVLFQPGEEPELFQHKFSNDADLDPLQMDRPLPQNYAAFAAADGNLRTLYPTFGDLPALYLAAHNYSQASLEVKWELVQQLLDILESPPAYYIIRLQGKLRLSLLALGEVLYTYTDPLEALNSYTRLYLSETGYERQYEQAKQVLERKLHLTQTTLNQSEQKLHQLRHDRSYSQTADVLMANLTNIPPRSTHVELYDFYADQQRTYTLKHDETPQKTAERLYRKAKNQHVEVRQLEEKVERKLEELIVLEDALQALAAATDYKLLKLFLRDYQPLLSTKQQAQQEAPFRVFETEGFKILVGKSAKNNDELTQRHTYKDDLWLHAKDVSGSHVVIKHQAGKTVPATVLEKAAQLAAHYSKRKSDSLCPVLYTPKKYVRKPKGAAPGSVTIDREQVILVKPQNPFERKV; encoded by the coding sequence TTGCGGCAGCTGACCCAGGCACTTCAACCGAAATTGCTGGGCCTGCAGGTGGCCACCACCTTCAGCCAGAACAAGGACGAACTGGTGCTGGGCTTTGCCGCTCCGAGGCAGGAGTTCTATATCCGGGCGCTGCTTACCTCCCACTTTTCGTCCCTCTCCTTCCCTACTGAGTTCCGAAGGGCACGTGCAAACAGTGTTAATCTATTTGCCGCTATGCAGGGCCACGTGGTGGAAGACGTGGTGCAGCACCAGAACGAGCGTAGCTTTTTCCTCAAATTATCGGGCGGGATGCTGCTGCTCTTTAAGCTGTTTGGAAACCGCTCGAACATCGTGCTTTTCCAGCCCGGAGAGGAGCCGGAGCTCTTCCAGCACAAGTTCAGCAACGATGCAGACCTGGACCCGCTGCAGATGGACCGGCCTTTGCCGCAGAACTATGCCGCTTTTGCCGCTGCTGACGGCAACCTGCGCACCCTCTATCCTACTTTTGGCGATCTGCCGGCGTTATACTTAGCAGCACACAACTATAGCCAGGCCAGCCTGGAGGTAAAATGGGAACTGGTGCAGCAGCTGCTCGACATACTGGAGTCCCCACCAGCGTATTACATCATCCGGCTGCAGGGCAAGCTGCGCCTGTCGTTGTTGGCCCTGGGTGAGGTGCTTTATACTTACACAGACCCGCTGGAGGCCCTCAACAGCTACACCCGCTTATATTTATCCGAAACAGGGTATGAGCGCCAGTATGAACAGGCAAAACAGGTGCTGGAACGCAAGCTGCACCTCACGCAAACAACCCTGAATCAAAGCGAACAGAAACTCCACCAGCTTCGCCACGACCGTTCGTACAGCCAGACGGCTGATGTGTTGATGGCCAATCTGACCAATATACCGCCCCGCAGCACGCATGTGGAGCTCTACGACTTTTACGCCGATCAGCAGCGCACCTATACCTTAAAACATGACGAGACACCCCAGAAAACGGCTGAACGCCTTTACCGCAAGGCAAAGAACCAGCACGTGGAAGTGCGCCAGCTGGAAGAAAAGGTAGAACGGAAGCTGGAGGAACTCATCGTGCTGGAAGATGCCCTGCAGGCGCTTGCAGCCGCAACAGATTACAAACTGCTCAAGCTTTTCCTGCGCGACTACCAACCCCTGTTATCCACCAAACAGCAGGCCCAGCAGGAGGCGCCGTTCCGGGTTTTTGAGACCGAAGGATTTAAGATTCTGGTGGGCAAGAGCGCTAAAAACAACGATGAGCTTACGCAGCGCCATACCTACAAGGACGACCTCTGGCTGCACGCCAAGGATGTGTCGGGCTCGCATGTGGTGATCAAGCACCAGGCCGGGAAAACTGTGCCCGCTACGGTGCTGGAGAAAGCGGCGCAACTGGCAGCCCACTATAGCAAGCGCAAATCTGACTCGTTGTGCCCGGTGCTCTACACGCCCAAGAAGTATGTGCGCAAGCCCAAGGGCGCTGCCCCGGGCTCCGTGACCATAGACCGCGAGCAGGTTATCCTGGTGAAGCCCCAGAACCCATTTGAAAGGAAAGTATAA
- a CDS encoding ABC transporter ATP-binding protein, which yields MSIDIKGLTKAFGKKQILQNLDLSINKGQCYCLLGKNGVGKSTFLNCILDLIKPDAGNIQLFEKDYAGHSQEVKQNLGALCEDNPLIEEFTGLEYLSFVARLYRLSPAETEERITSLTNYFFSDKESLQKNIAGYSTGMKKKIGIVAAILHKPRVLLLDEPFTGLDPIAAQLLVQLIRSYRNPNRVILISSHDLNYVERVATHIGVLNDGQLMYNGTIEEFTMNGKNLIDQALFHLLLPHHNPEVNLDWMLT from the coding sequence ATGAGTATAGATATAAAAGGACTTACAAAGGCTTTCGGTAAAAAGCAAATATTGCAAAACCTGGATCTCAGTATTAACAAGGGACAGTGTTATTGCCTTTTAGGAAAAAACGGCGTTGGGAAAAGTACTTTCCTGAATTGCATTCTGGACCTGATAAAGCCGGATGCGGGCAACATCCAGCTTTTTGAAAAAGACTACGCCGGCCATAGCCAGGAAGTAAAACAGAACCTGGGTGCCCTGTGCGAGGATAACCCGCTGATAGAAGAATTTACCGGCCTGGAGTACCTGAGCTTTGTGGCCAGGCTCTACCGTCTGAGCCCCGCAGAAACGGAAGAGCGCATTACGAGCCTCACCAACTATTTCTTCTCCGATAAGGAATCGCTGCAAAAAAATATTGCCGGCTACTCTACCGGCATGAAAAAGAAGATCGGCATTGTGGCTGCCATCCTGCACAAGCCGCGGGTGCTGCTGCTCGATGAGCCCTTCACGGGCCTGGACCCCATTGCAGCGCAGCTGCTGGTACAGCTTATCCGGAGCTACCGCAACCCCAATCGTGTGATCCTGATCTCCTCGCACGATTTGAATTACGTGGAGCGGGTGGCTACCCACATTGGCGTGCTCAACGACGGGCAGCTCATGTATAACGGCACCATAGAGGAGTTTACCATGAATGGCAAGAACCTGATCGACCAGGCCCTTTTCCACCTGTTGCTCCCGCACCACAACCCGGAAGTAAATCTCGACTGGATGCTGACATAA